The segment CACTTCGGGGTCTTCGGCACGCCGTCTTCGCCGCCGAGCACGTAGTAGCGGAAATGGTCGAAGCCGACGGCGTGGGTGTCGAGGTACTCTTTGTCGTACGTTTCTTCGGTGATCCACGTGTAGGCGATCGCGAGCTGCAGCGCCGCATCGGTGTTGGGGAGCACGGGGATCCACTTATCGGCGTGCACGGCGTTGGTGTAGTTCACGTCGGGCGAGATGTGGATCTGCTTCACGCCGAGTTCGGTGAACCAGAAGCACAGGCGGCTCGCCATGTAACCGCCCCAACCGAGCGGGGTGGTCTCAGGATCGCAGCCCCAGAACAGCACCGCATCGCCGTTCTCGGAGATGTCCTTGATCACGTTGTTCTGCAGGTTCTGCTGGCCGAGCGGGTCCATGCCCCAGATGTGCTTGGCCCCCCAGTACCAGCCCTCCCAGCTGTCGGGCTGACGGGACTGCAGCGTGAAGCCTCCGCACTGCTCGAGCATCTTGGTCACGCAGCCGTGCGCGGCATGCACGACCTTCGTCTCACCGTGGCCGTCGACCTCGCACAGTATCGAGTACGGACCGTACTCGTCGTGGATGCGCTTGATCTCCTTGGCGATGATCTCGGAGGCTTCATCCCACGAGATGCGCACATAGCCGCTCGTGCCGCGGGTCTCGGGATGGCGCTCGCCTTCCGGATCCCAGTCGACGCGCTTCAGCGGATAGGGGATGCGGTTCTTGGAGTACACGCGCTTCTTGTAGCACAAAGACAGCGGAGACATGAGCGTCTTGAATCCCGGCTCGAAGGTCTTGCCGCGCGCCTCGATCTTCCAAGCGTTGAGATCTTCCGGCGTGTAGTGCTCGTCGAAATGGAAGGGCCTGATGCGGAGAATCTTGTCGTTCTCCTCGTCGATGTCGACGGTGCAGGCGTTGCTTCCCAGGCCGAAGCTATCGAAGCCGAGGCCCTTGATTATAGGTTTACCGGTAACGTCTTTTCCCATCTTCCAATCTCCTCTCGAATGGTGTGCGACTCGTCTTGCCCGATGTCGCCCTTGAAGCCGCAGCCGCTCTTGGACGCTGCGGCTTCATGCCGGGGGCTTACGCCCCGGGTGTCGGAGGCTTCGGGGAACCGGGGGCTTTCGGCGCGCCGGGCACGCCAGGGGCCTTCGGAACGCCGGGGGCTCCGGGAGCCTTGGGTGCGCCGGGTGCTCCGGGGATGCCGGGCATCGGAGCGGCCTTCGCGCCGCAGCTCGGGCACTGATCAAGCGTCGGGTCGACCTCGGCGCCGCATTGGGGGCACTTCACCGGTCCTGCTTCTACGGTAGGTGGTCTGAAGCACATGATTGAAATCCTTTCTCTTATGCATATGCGTGTTCGTCTGCTCGGGGAAAAAGCGTTGCCTGAGCGCACTCGCCGCGCAACCGAGACCTTGCAGCCGGACTTCGGCCGTCCCCTTGTCTCATGGAACTCAGTATTTTTCGATTGACCCCGATAATCTACAACTGCTAATGTTGAATTCGGTTTTTTTGGAAATCCCGTATCATACTCAGATGTTGAGAGGCCGTGTAATGGGCGAAGAACACGACGCGAGCGTTCCGGAACAGTCGAGGACTCCCGGGAACCTCTTGAATACCTACATTCTTGCGGGCATCGGATTCGCCTGCCTCATCGGATGGGAGCTGTCGGCTGTGTTCGGCCCGGCGCTGCCCCTGCTCGCTTTCTGCGGCATCCAGGAGGCGACGTTTCTGCGCATCGTATCGGTATTCACCACCGCAGGAGCGCTCGTGTTCTTCGTCGTCAAGCAGGATTGGGTGTTTGTGCACCGCAACCGCCTGTTGACGCTCGGATCGCTGCTCGCCCTGTTCGCGGTCGCTAACACGATGGCGAATCTGCCCGGGCAGTGGATTCCCTTGTGGGTGTCGGTCGTTGCGTGGGGCCTGTTCGGCATAGCGCAGGCAAGCGTCATGCTGTACTGGTGCATCTTCTTCAGCCTCATCCCCACGCGTCGCACCGCCATGACCATCAGCATCGGCGCGATTGGGGGTACCGCGCTCTACATCTTCGCGAATTCGAGCGGAACGGTGTGGCTCAGCCTCGTCGAAATCGCGGTGCTGATCGTCGGTTCGGTAGGTATCGCCGCATTCCTCTCGACCCACGCCCCCATCGAACGCGTTTTACCGGTCGAGGAATACCACAAAAGCGCCCCGCTTACCGTTCCTGCCACGTTCTCCGTTGCGTGCCACGGCGCGGTATACGGGTTCATGTCGATCCTGATCTGCACCATGGGGCTCGTGCCCGCCATCATTGTGGGGGCAAGCGGGTTTTTTGGAGCGCTCCTTGCCGTGGTATGGGCTTATCTCGGCTCGAAAGTGGAAATCGATACCGGCATCGTCCAGCGTATCTCCCTGCCCATCATCGTGGCGGGGCTTCTGCTCTTCCCCTTCTTCGACGAAACGGGCAAGATCGTCTGCGGGTGCCTTGTCAACATCGCACTCGCTCATTCGTCGATCGTCACTTGGTGCTCGACAAGCGTGGATAACGCCGAATTCCAGCTCCACCCCGTTCGCTTCGCCGCCCAGCAGGCGCCGAACTGGGTGGGCTTTCTCGTCGGGGCCGTCTTCGCCTTTGCGCTCACCTTTGCACTCGCCCCGTCGGGCAGGCTGTTCGAGCTGATCATGGTGCTGTTCGCCGTACTGGTCATCGTCGTGTTCTCCATTTACGGCGGTAACGAGTCCAGCACAAAAAAGCGTCTGAACGAGCTTCTGACCTCATCTGTCGCACCGGCAATCGACAAAGCTCTGCTGCCTGACGATCAGCATGCCGAAACCGCACGGGCGAACAACTTCAGGCAGCGGTGCGACCGCGTTGTGGAGAAATACAAACTGACGCCGCGCGAGACCGAGGTGTTCTACCTTCTGGCCAAAGGCCGCAATGCCGAATACATCAGCCAGCAGCTCGTCGTCAGCAGCGCTACGGTCAAATCGCACATCTACCACATTTACCGCAAGCTCGGAATCAATTCCCAGCAACGGCTCATGACCATCGTCGACGACGAGACGAGCGCCCCGATCGATGAGGGGCGCTAGCCGAAGAAGCCCACAGTGCTCACGCGAAGCGCTTTCGGCGGCCGCGTGCAACCGCAAGAACGGCTTTACGCGCGACGCCGCGGCCGCATCGCGAACGTGCATCCTGCGCCTGCAGAAGCGTCGGTCAATCCCACCTTGCTTTATTTGCTTTTCGTATACAGGGGCACCGATTCGCGTATCGGAGGCAGACACGGCCC is part of the Raoultibacter phocaeensis genome and harbors:
- a CDS encoding helix-turn-helix transcriptional regulator, which produces MGEEHDASVPEQSRTPGNLLNTYILAGIGFACLIGWELSAVFGPALPLLAFCGIQEATFLRIVSVFTTAGALVFFVVKQDWVFVHRNRLLTLGSLLALFAVANTMANLPGQWIPLWVSVVAWGLFGIAQASVMLYWCIFFSLIPTRRTAMTISIGAIGGTALYIFANSSGTVWLSLVEIAVLIVGSVGIAAFLSTHAPIERVLPVEEYHKSAPLTVPATFSVACHGAVYGFMSILICTMGLVPAIIVGASGFFGALLAVVWAYLGSKVEIDTGIVQRISLPIIVAGLLLFPFFDETGKIVCGCLVNIALAHSSIVTWCSTSVDNAEFQLHPVRFAAQQAPNWVGFLVGAVFAFALTFALAPSGRLFELIMVLFAVLVIVVFSIYGGNESSTKKRLNELLTSSVAPAIDKALLPDDQHAETARANNFRQRCDRVVEKYKLTPRETEVFYLLAKGRNAEYISQQLVVSSATVKSHIYHIYRKLGINSQQRLMTIVDDETSAPIDEGR